The following are encoded together in the Anaerostipes caccae L1-92 genome:
- a CDS encoding DEAD/DEAH box helicase family protein codes for MRDSRLYGVELDSISGRIAKQLHPHAAIEVKGFEKTKFEKDSFDVIVGNVPFGAYKIFDPEYKKYGFRIHDYFLAKSMDLLRPGGIIAVVTTKFTMDKANSTIRKYLAERADFIGAVRLPGIAFKKDAGAEVTSDIIFLQKKGSVLSTNKSEEWMNITYTDDGVPVNEYYMNHPEMMLGKMAFDRHTYGQNSNYTELIVEDEENFNLEEDLNHAISFLSADYCPVEEKTLLPDVNSKEELPNTMPALLDVANNTYTVIEGEIYYRDNDIMVRWSGNETQRNRILGMHAIRQSVRYLIDIQTHGCSTDQLVEAQEKLNKIYDPYVKKYGYLSSRANKLAFREDNDYYLLCSLETEDENKNIKKADIFYKQTIAPVSIVKKVDTAMDALKVSLAEYGKVHIPYMLSVYPVERERLLQELKGQVFLNPVKAADGNPNQGWETASEYLSGPVRNKLKAAEVYAKDNPVYLANVEALKAVQPEDLTATEIGVKLGTSWIDQEDYEAFIYETLNTPDQYRDGTYAIKVQLNRYTMSYKVTNKSSDYSSVAASQTYGTKRIDAYSIIEALLNQNVITVKDKIEVGDSERYVVNQKETTLAREKATLIKDAFKEWIWKDPQRRKKYVDFYNQNFNDNRLRVYDGSYLSFPGMNPEINMRDHQRNVVDRALHGSTLLAHAVGAGKTYEIAAICMELKRLKLMHKAMIVVPNHLVGQMAAEFLHLYPSANLLVTSKEDFKSENRRKLTCRIAANNYDAVILGHSQFERIPLSAERRAKILENQVERISGAIAEMKEEQGAKWGIKDMERQRKNLESQILSLRNDAKKDDVLDFEQLGIDALFVDEAHVFKNLSIFSKIRNVAGISTNGSQRAMDMFQKIQYIQELTGGRNVILATGTPISNTMCEMYVMQLYLQSQKLHEKGIDHFDSWAANFGEVTTSLEMSPEGGYRMRSRFNKFCNLPELMNMFREVADIQLPSMLNLNVPKLKGGKYKIVESVASESVEYMMQELAKRAEAIRAGNVDPTVDNMLKITNEARLLGTDPRLIDPDAEVDGDGKLFQAAENIYQEYIGSQEFKGTQAVFCDIGTPTGNKKFNVYDFLKQELIRKGIPEDEIAFIHDAHSDKQKEELFADMRSGRKRILLGSTSMMGTGTNIQKRLVAAHHIDCPWKPSDVGRILRTFKIKKNVEVTDNGKIII; via the coding sequence ATGCGGGATTCCCGTCTTTATGGAGTGGAATTGGACAGTATCAGTGGAAGGATTGCAAAACAGCTTCACCCTCATGCCGCAATTGAAGTCAAAGGATTTGAAAAGACAAAGTTTGAAAAGGACAGCTTTGATGTCATCGTGGGAAATGTTCCTTTCGGCGCGTACAAAATTTTTGATCCTGAATATAAAAAGTATGGTTTCCGTATTCACGATTATTTTTTGGCAAAATCCATGGACCTGCTTCGCCCTGGAGGAATCATTGCGGTTGTCACAACAAAATTCACCATGGATAAAGCCAATTCCACGATACGAAAATACTTGGCGGAGCGTGCAGACTTTATCGGCGCGGTACGTCTGCCAGGGATTGCCTTCAAAAAGGACGCGGGAGCAGAAGTGACATCTGACATTATCTTCCTTCAAAAGAAGGGAAGTGTACTGTCCACAAATAAATCAGAGGAATGGATGAACATCACCTATACCGATGATGGGGTGCCGGTCAATGAGTATTATATGAACCATCCGGAAATGATGCTGGGAAAGATGGCTTTTGACAGGCATACCTATGGTCAAAACTCTAATTATACAGAACTGATCGTAGAAGATGAGGAAAATTTTAATCTTGAAGAAGATTTGAATCATGCTATTTCTTTTCTATCAGCCGATTATTGTCCGGTAGAGGAAAAAACGCTGCTCCCTGATGTAAACAGCAAGGAAGAACTTCCCAATACCATGCCGGCCCTCTTAGATGTGGCAAATAACACATATACAGTCATAGAGGGAGAAATCTATTACCGGGATAATGATATCATGGTGAGATGGTCGGGAAACGAGACGCAACGGAATCGTATCCTTGGAATGCATGCTATCCGGCAGTCGGTCAGATACCTGATTGATATTCAGACACATGGGTGCAGTACAGATCAACTTGTTGAGGCACAGGAAAAGCTAAATAAGATTTATGATCCTTATGTAAAGAAGTATGGATATCTGTCCAGCCGTGCCAACAAGTTAGCATTCCGGGAGGACAATGACTACTATCTGTTATGCAGCCTGGAAACGGAAGATGAAAACAAGAATATAAAGAAGGCGGATATCTTTTATAAACAGACTATTGCGCCAGTTTCCATAGTTAAGAAGGTGGATACAGCCATGGACGCGTTGAAAGTCAGCCTGGCGGAATATGGGAAGGTACATATCCCCTATATGCTGAGTGTCTATCCGGTAGAACGGGAACGGCTCCTGCAGGAATTAAAAGGGCAGGTATTCTTAAACCCAGTCAAAGCGGCTGATGGGAATCCTAATCAGGGATGGGAAACGGCAAGTGAGTATTTGAGCGGTCCGGTTCGGAATAAACTAAAGGCTGCAGAAGTGTATGCAAAAGATAATCCCGTCTATTTGGCAAATGTAGAAGCCCTGAAAGCGGTGCAGCCGGAAGATTTGACGGCAACGGAAATCGGCGTAAAGTTGGGAACCTCTTGGATTGATCAGGAAGATTATGAGGCATTTATCTATGAGACGCTGAATACGCCGGATCAGTACAGAGACGGGACTTATGCAATCAAGGTACAGTTAAACCGATATACTATGTCTTACAAGGTTACTAATAAATCCAGCGACTATTCTTCTGTGGCGGCAAGCCAGACATATGGAACAAAAAGGATTGATGCATATTCCATCATAGAGGCGTTACTGAACCAGAATGTAATTACCGTCAAAGATAAGATTGAAGTTGGGGACAGTGAACGGTATGTAGTAAATCAGAAAGAAACAACTCTGGCAAGGGAAAAGGCAACCCTCATAAAAGATGCTTTTAAGGAGTGGATATGGAAAGATCCGCAGCGTAGAAAAAAATATGTGGATTTTTACAATCAGAACTTCAATGATAACCGTCTGCGGGTTTATGACGGTTCTTATTTATCGTTCCCCGGTATGAATCCGGAAATAAATATGCGGGACCATCAACGGAATGTTGTAGACCGGGCACTGCATGGAAGCACTTTGCTGGCCCATGCGGTTGGGGCTGGAAAAACCTATGAAATTGCGGCTATCTGTATGGAGTTGAAACGGCTGAAGCTGATGCATAAAGCAATGATTGTCGTACCGAATCATCTTGTGGGGCAGATGGCGGCAGAATTCCTGCACTTATATCCCAGTGCCAATCTACTTGTGACATCGAAAGAAGATTTTAAAAGTGAAAATAGAAGAAAGCTGACATGTAGGATTGCTGCAAATAATTATGATGCCGTGATTTTGGGACACTCTCAATTTGAGAGGATTCCCCTGTCTGCGGAAAGGCGTGCGAAAATTCTTGAAAATCAGGTGGAACGAATTTCGGGGGCCATTGCGGAGATGAAGGAGGAGCAGGGGGCTAAATGGGGGATAAAAGATATGGAGCGTCAACGGAAAAATCTGGAATCCCAAATTTTAAGTCTGAGAAATGATGCAAAAAAGGATGATGTTCTGGATTTTGAACAGTTAGGGATAGATGCATTGTTTGTAGATGAAGCGCATGTGTTTAAAAACCTGTCTATCTTTTCAAAAATCCGTAATGTGGCAGGTATTTCCACCAATGGTTCCCAGCGGGCTATGGATATGTTCCAAAAGATCCAGTATATCCAGGAACTGACCGGAGGAAGAAATGTTATCCTTGCAACCGGGACGCCTATCTCCAATACCATGTGTGAAATGTATGTCATGCAGTTGTATCTGCAGTCACAGAAACTACATGAGAAGGGGATTGACCATTTTGACAGTTGGGCGGCCAATTTTGGCGAAGTTACCACTTCGCTTGAAATGTCACCAGAGGGCGGATACCGAATGCGGAGCCGGTTCAATAAATTCTGTAATCTGCCGGAGCTTATGAATATGTTCCGGGAGGTGGCTGATATCCAATTGCCTTCAATGCTGAACCTGAATGTACCTAAGTTAAAAGGTGGGAAATACAAAATTGTGGAGAGCGTGGCGTCTGAGAGTGTTGAGTACATGATGCAGGAACTGGCTAAACGCGCGGAAGCAATACGAGCAGGGAATGTAGATCCAACGGTCGATAACATGCTCAAGATCACCAACGAAGCAAGGTTGCTCGGCACCGATCCCCGGCTGATTGACCCAGATGCGGAAGTAGATGGTGACGGCAAACTCTTTCAGGCGGCAGAGAATATTTATCAGGAATACATTGGTTCCCAGGAGTTTAAGGGGACACAAGCTGTCTTTTGCGATATTGGCACGCCCACAGGAAACAAGAAATTTAATGTATATGACTTTCTGAAACAGGAGCTGATCAGGAAAGGAATACCAGAAGATGAAATTGCATTTATTCATGATGCCCATAGTGATAAGCAGAAAGAGGAATTATTTGCAGACATGAGGAGCGGCAGGAAACGAATCCTCCTGGGAAGCACGTCCATGATGGGAACAGGAACCAATATCCAAAAACGCCTTGTCGCGGCTCATCACATTGATTGCCCGTGGAAACCTTCGGATGTAGGACGGATTTTGCGGACATTCAAAATAAAAAAGAATGTGGAGGTAACAGACAATGGCAAAATCATTATTTGA
- a CDS encoding TnpV protein, whose product MAKSLFEELGGKYERQGDYLIPCLTVPAEEEQAIGIWGQRHLDYLKQYRKVTYTNLLTSGRLNAYLADINRQAQERFERLIEGMKQAQGITEQLKAENALEWTGCLNNIRACAREIVEKEIIFA is encoded by the coding sequence ATGGCAAAATCATTATTTGAGGAACTGGGCGGCAAATACGAAAGGCAAGGGGATTATTTGATACCGTGCTTAACTGTACCCGCCGAAGAAGAACAGGCAATAGGCATCTGGGGGCAACGGCATTTAGATTATCTAAAACAGTACCGTAAAGTTACATACACCAATCTTCTTACAAGCGGCAGGCTAAACGCCTACCTTGCCGACATCAACAGACAGGCACAGGAACGCTTTGAAAGGCTCATAGAGGGTATGAAACAGGCACAGGGCATAACGGAACAGCTAAAGGCAGAAAACGCCTTAGAATGGACAGGATGCCTCAATAACATAAGGGCTTGTGCGAGGGAGATTGTGGAAAAGGAAATTATTTTTGCATAA
- the tet(O) gene encoding tetracycline resistance ribosomal protection protein Tet(O) produces MKIINLGILAHVDAGKTTLTESLLYTSGAIAELGSVDEGTTRTDTMNLERQRGITIQTAVTSFQWEDVKVNIIDTPGHMDFLAEVYRSLSVLDGAVLLVSAKDGIQAQTRILFHALQTMKIPTIFFINKIDQEGIDLPMVYREMKAKLSSEIIVKQKVGQHPHINVTDNDDMEQWDAVIMGNDELLEKYMSGKPFKMSELEQEENRRFQNGTLFPVYHGSAKNNLGIRQLIEVIASKFYSSTPEGQSELCGQVFKIEYSEKRRRFVYVRIYSGTLHLRDVIRISEKEKIKITEMCVPTNGELYSSDTACSGDIVILPNDVLQLNSILGNGILLPQRKFIENPLPMLQTTIAVKKSEQREILLGALTEISDGDPLLKYYVDTTTHEIILSFLGKVQMEVICAILEEKYHVEAEIKEPTVIYMERPLRKAEYTIHIEVPPNPFWASVGLSIEPLPIGSGVQYESRVSLGYLNQSFQNAVMEGVLYGCEQGLYGWKVTDCKICFEYGLYYSPVSTPADFRLLSPIVLEQALKKAGTELLEPYLHFEIYAPQEYLSRAYHDAPRYCADIVSTQIKNDEVILKGEIPARCIQEYRNDLTYFTNGQGVCLTELKGYQPAIGKFICQPRRPNSRIDKVRHMFHKLA; encoded by the coding sequence ATGAAAATAATTAACTTAGGCATTCTGGCTCACGTTGACGCAGGAAAGACAACATTAACGGAAAGTTTATTGTATACCAGTGGTGCAATTGCAGAACTAGGGAGCGTAGATGAAGGCACAACAAGGACAGATACAATGAATTTGGAGCGTCAAAGGGGAATCACTATCCAGACAGCAGTGACATCTTTTCAGTGGGAGGATGTAAAAGTCAACATTATAGATACGCCAGGCCATATGGATTTTTTGGCGGAAGTATACCGTTCTTTATCCGTATTAGACGGAGCAGTATTATTAGTTTCTGCAAAGGATGGCATACAGGCACAGACCCGTATACTGTTTCATGCACTACAGACAATGAAGATTCCGACAATTTTTTTCATCAATAAAATTGACCAAGAGGGGATTGATTTGCCAATGGTATATCGAGAAATGAAAGCAAAGCTTTCTTCGGAAATTATAGTGAAGCAAAAGGTTGGGCAGCATCCCCATATAAATGTAACGGACAATGACGATATGGAACAGTGGGATGCGGTAATTATGGGAAACGATGAACTATTAGAGAAATATATGTCAGGGAAACCGTTTAAAATGTCAGAACTGGAACAGGAAGAAAACAGGAGATTCCAAAACGGAACGTTATTTCCCGTTTATCACGGAAGCGCTAAAAACAATCTGGGGATTCGGCAGCTTATAGAAGTGATTGCCAGTAAATTTTATTCATCAACGCCTGAAGGTCAATCTGAACTATGCGGGCAGGTTTTTAAGATTGAATATTCAGAGAAAAGGCGGCGTTTTGTTTATGTGCGTATATATAGCGGAACATTGCATTTGAGGGATGTTATTAGAATATCTGAAAAAGAGAAAATAAAAATCACAGAGATGTGTGTTCCGACAAACGGTGAATTATATTCATCCGATACAGCCTGCTCTGGTGATATTGTAATTTTACCAAATGATGTTTTGCAGCTAAACAGTATTTTGGGGAACGGAATACTGTTGCCGCAGAGAAAATTTATTGAAAATCCTCTCCCTATGCTCCAAACAACGATTGCAGTAAAGAAATCTGAACAGCGGGAAATATTGCTTGGGGCACTTACAGAAATTTCAGATGGCGACCCTCTTTTAAAATATTATGTGGATACTACAACGCATGAGATTATACTTTCTTTTTTGGGGAAAGTGCAGATGGAAGTCATTTGTGCCATCCTTGAGGAAAAATATCATGTGGAGGCAGAAATAAAAGAGCCTACTGTTATATATATGGAAAGACCGCTTAGAAAAGCAGAATATACCATCCACATAGAAGTCCCGCCAAATCCTTTCTGGGCTTCTGTCGGGTTGTCCATAGAGCCGCTCCCTATTGGAAGCGGAGTGCAGTATGAAAGCAGAGTTTCACTTGGATATTTAAATCAATCGTTCCAAAATGCGGTTATGGAGGGGGTTCTTTATGGCTGCGAGCAGGGGCTGTATGGATGGAAAGTGACAGACTGTAAAATCTGTTTTGAATATGGATTGTATTATAGTCCTGTAAGTACCCCCGCAGACTTTCGGCTGCTTTCCCCTATCGTATTGGAGCAGGCTTTAAAAAAAGCAGGGACAGAACTATTAGAGCCATATCTCCACTTTGAAATTTATGCACCGCAGGAATATCTCTCACGGGCGTATCATGATGCTCCAAGGTATTGTGCAGATATTGTAAGTACTCAGATAAAGAATGACGAGGTCATTCTGAAAGGAGAAATCCCTGCTAGATGTATTCAAGAATACAGGAACGATTTAACTTATTTCACAAATGGGCAGGGAGTCTGCTTGACAGAGTTAAAAGGATACCAGCCAGCTATTGGTAAATTTATTTGCCAACCCCGCCGCCCGAATAGCCGTATAGATAAGGTTCGGCATATGTTCCACAAGTTAGCTTAA